In one Acanthochromis polyacanthus isolate Apoly-LR-REF ecotype Palm Island chromosome 20, KAUST_Apoly_ChrSc, whole genome shotgun sequence genomic region, the following are encoded:
- the hus1 gene encoding checkpoint protein HUS1, whose translation MKFRGKIVDVACLNHFSRVITTISKLTKMCVLRLTPDNLFFVLSEKVANGGVSMWCELSQANFFDEYQMEGVSPEDNEICLEVTPENLSRALKTVQTAKSVKVKLTKKHCPCLTIAAELPTLSSVSRVVTHDVPVDVIPRRLWHEFKEPNVPDFDVSIYLPPLKTMKNVVDRMKNLSNFLVIEANLNGEMNLKIETDLVSVTTHFKDLGNPPWGDDSSQDGGPSQSRDPDSMAEARVDVRRLQQFLMGQQVNPSKAMCNIVHQRILHLILLHEDVSLQYFIPAVA comes from the exons ATGAAGTTTCGGGGGAAGATCGTGGACGTCGCCTGCCTGAACCACTTCAGCC GAGTCATTACCACCATCTCAAAGCTGACGAAGATGTGCGTCCTGCGGCTAACTCCAGACAACCTGTTCTTCGTTTTGTCTGAGAAAGTGGCCAACGGAGGAGTCAGCATGTGGTGTGAGCTGTCACAG GCCAACTTCTTCGATGAGTACCAGATGGAGGGCGTGTCCCCCGAGGACAATGAGATTTGTCTGGAAGTGACTCCAGAGAACCTGTCCAGAGCCCTGAAGACGGTCCAGACCGCCAAGTCGGTCAAAGTCAAACTGACCAAGAAGCACTGCCCCTGCCTCACCATCGCCGCCGAGCTG CCCACTCTGTCCAGCGTCAGTCGAGTCGTCACTCATGACGTCCCCGTCGACGTCATCCCCCGGAGACTCTGGCATGAATTCAAAGAACCGAACGTTCCGGACTTTGAT GTCAGCATCTACCTGCCGCCTCTGAAGACCATGAAGAACGTCGTGGACAGAATGAAGAACCTCTCCAACTTCCTG GTGATTGAAGCCAACCTGAACGGAGAGATGAACCTGAAGATCGAGACGGATCTGGTTTCTGTGACCACTCACTTCAAAGACCTGGGAAACCCTCCGTGGG GTGATGACTCCTCTCAGGACGGTGGTCCGTCTCAGAGCAGAGACCCGGACAGCATGGCGGAGGCCAGGGTGGACGTCAGGAGGCTGCAGCAGTTCCTCATGGGACAGCAGGTCAACCCCAGCAAGGCCATGTGCA